One segment of Acidimicrobiia bacterium DNA contains the following:
- a CDS encoding AlkA N-terminal domain-containing protein, producing MQFAAVHTTGIYCRADCSARPLKKNVEPFPNAVAAEAAGFRPCLRCRPDRIPDGAGLAGPAVVEQAIVLISEGFLDRRTEDDLAGRVGYSARQLRRIFHQSVGASPAFVARSRRAHFARRLLDESDLSMAAVGRAAGFSSTRQMNRVVKDTFRFTPTDLRARRGKRDKLNTDGGLRLRVPYAGPLDWDSLLGFLAPRAIPGIEQVRDRTYRRLTTTCGYPGVIEVGDHGDGRHLEVTAHLPTFNSIVDDVARVRQLFGLDGRLDTEPLAAGEKMASLVRKRPGLRIPGSWNRFETAVRILLGQQVSVAAATTLSGRIVEQYGESFDVGPPALSRQFPSAAVLAEASMEGIGIPQTRAGMLRAFAAAVAGGSVDLYGTEPLDEATAQLETLPGIGPWTSQLIALRVLRQPDAFPSSDLGLRIAVGRLIGEDRPTAGTVEAYAERWRPHRALAAQYLWTSLRDEEL from the coding sequence ATGCAGTTCGCAGCAGTCCACACAACGGGCATCTACTGCCGGGCCGACTGCTCGGCAAGGCCCCTGAAGAAAAACGTTGAGCCGTTCCCGAACGCGGTCGCGGCGGAGGCCGCCGGTTTTCGACCGTGTCTCCGGTGCAGGCCGGATCGCATACCCGACGGGGCCGGCCTGGCCGGGCCTGCCGTCGTCGAGCAGGCGATCGTCCTCATCAGCGAAGGGTTCCTGGACAGGCGCACGGAAGACGACCTGGCCGGCCGGGTCGGATACTCGGCCAGGCAGCTGCGGCGGATCTTCCACCAATCGGTCGGTGCGAGTCCGGCCTTCGTGGCCCGTTCACGCCGCGCTCACTTCGCCAGACGATTACTCGACGAATCGGACCTGTCGATGGCGGCCGTCGGGCGGGCGGCCGGGTTCTCCAGTACCCGTCAGATGAACAGGGTCGTCAAGGACACGTTCCGGTTCACGCCGACCGACCTGCGGGCCCGCCGGGGGAAGAGGGACAAACTGAACACCGACGGCGGTCTGCGACTCCGGGTTCCCTACGCCGGGCCGCTCGATTGGGATTCGCTGCTCGGCTTCCTGGCACCGAGAGCGATACCCGGCATCGAGCAGGTACGCGACCGGACGTATCGCCGGCTCACCACGACCTGCGGCTATCCGGGTGTGATCGAGGTCGGTGATCACGGAGACGGCCGGCACCTGGAGGTGACCGCCCACTTGCCCACGTTCAACTCCATCGTCGATGACGTTGCCCGGGTGCGCCAGTTGTTCGGCCTCGACGGCCGCCTCGACACAGAGCCGCTGGCCGCCGGCGAGAAGATGGCCTCTCTCGTTCGCAAGCGGCCGGGCCTGCGAATCCCCGGATCGTGGAATCGTTTCGAGACCGCAGTGCGAATCCTGCTCGGACAACAGGTATCGGTCGCAGCAGCCACCACTCTGTCCGGACGAATCGTCGAACAGTACGGGGAGAGCTTCGACGTCGGCCCGCCGGCATTGTCCCGGCAGTTCCCTTCTGCAGCGGTGCTGGCCGAGGCTTCGATGGAGGGCATCGGGATTCCGCAAACCCGGGCCGGGATGCTCCGGGCTTTCGCTGCTGCGGTTGCCGGCGGTTCGGTCGACCTGTACGGAACCGAACCACTCGACGAGGCAACTGCACAACTCGAAACCTTGCCGGGCATAGGGCCGTGGACTTCGCAGCTGATCGCTTTGCGGGTGCTGCGACAGCCGGATGCGTTTCCGTCGTCAGACCTCGGCCTCCGGATCGCCGTGGGTCGACTCATCGGCGAGGACCGGCCGACGGCGGGAACCGTTGAGGCATATGCGGAACGCTGGCGTCCACATCGGGCACTGGCCGCCCAGTACTTGTGGACTTCCCTACGCGACGAGGAGTTGTGA
- a CDS encoding dsRBD fold-containing protein codes for MLEKDVQLDIHLSEDDSDTIAYAVLNLRGDHFESVGKARRNPMDPPMPVIGEELAIARALQSLTVEVMEAAQSKVELFLVS; via the coding sequence ATGCTCGAGAAAGATGTCCAGCTCGACATCCATCTGAGCGAGGACGACAGCGACACCATCGCTTATGCCGTCCTCAACCTTCGCGGCGATCACTTCGAGTCGGTCGGAAAGGCCCGTCGGAATCCGATGGATCCGCCCATGCCCGTCATTGGAGAGGAACTCGCCATTGCGCGCGCCCTGCAGTCGCTGACTGTCGAGGTTATGGAAGCGGCGCAGTCGAAGGTTGAGCTGTTTCTCGTCAGCTAG
- a CDS encoding methylated-DNA--[protein]-cysteine S-methyltransferase yields the protein MLYETTLTTPVGPLRIIASDEGLRAVLWPDEAPDRVRLSEPTEENSGHPIVAAAAAQLTEYFAGTRTEFDLPLDVTGTAFQMACWRELSEIPYGSRISYGEQARRIDRPTAVRAVGAANGRNPISIVVPCHRVVASDGALTGFAGGLGTKEWLLAHEAAGTT from the coding sequence ATGCTGTACGAAACCACCCTGACAACCCCCGTCGGTCCCCTGCGGATCATCGCTTCCGACGAGGGACTGCGAGCGGTGCTCTGGCCCGACGAAGCTCCTGATCGAGTTCGTCTGAGCGAGCCGACAGAGGAGAACTCCGGCCATCCGATCGTGGCAGCGGCGGCTGCTCAGTTGACCGAGTACTTCGCCGGGACGAGAACTGAGTTCGATCTCCCCCTCGACGTGACCGGCACCGCCTTCCAGATGGCCTGCTGGAGAGAGCTGAGTGAGATTCCGTACGGGTCGCGGATCAGCTACGGCGAGCAGGCGAGGAGAATCGACCGGCCGACGGCGGTGCGGGCCGTCGGCGCCGCCAACGGCCGCAACCCGATTTCGATCGTGGTGCCCTGTCATCGGGTGGTCGCTTCGGACGGTGCGCTGACCGGTTTTGCAGGAGGGTTGGGCACCAAGGAATGGCTCCTGGCCCACGAGGCGGCCGGCACAACCTGA